GCCTAATGTCTTTACAGCAAAAGCTGACCCACTTCTCCATCATCGTTTGTTCCACCTTTGCAGGAATGGGTTTTGATGCTGTAACAACCGATTCGATTGTAGGTTGATTCTGGACAATGGCAGGTGTTGAACAGCTCCGATCAACATGCCTTATCAGCGATGAATTCCCTGTCGTTTAACTGCCGTACTTTAAAAGAATGttgcattttttgcatttcacataaCCCACTGGCTCATTATTCGCATTATgcacatggtcaaaacttttccacacctcagacttggCTTTGGTTGCATAATCGCCAGATGCAAGCTTCTGTTTCAACTcctcagcatccattttcgcatcATTCTcatgctaatcgaaacacatcacatgactgcTCATTTACCACTCAATCCGGAGCAAAAGCCCGAGCCCGTGTAAAAtgataaattaagcccgaacccgacgggacccgacGTTGCTGGTTCATACAACCACATTTCTTTGTATCTTTTACTTTCATAAGAAAATTCAGATACACGTTATTGAATCTAATTCAAACATATTAACAtaatttttgcaaacattttttatcttaTCTTCAAAGGCTGTGTCTTGTTACTGATTCATAGAATAACTGTTAGACATTGCTTAAATTTGCAACACTATAGCACACCATATGCTAATGAAATGTAAACACatcaatataaaatacaaattctcTTATTTCAGCTTTATGGGCTGTGGCTTGTAATTGATtcctatataaatatatgaaatatataaatataatataaaaatgctcaTAAAAACAGTAACAAGACACACCATGAAGTTGATACAGAAGAGTgtattttttatgattaattattGGTTTAAGTTTCAATAGCATGTAATTTTTTGGTGTTATActatgatttttaatattgttttacttttattaatatatttaaataaacatttatacaaataaactgtgatCAGCGTTCAGTTTTCagataagactttttttttatacaattatactCAATCACTAagaattttctctttttttttctttttttttttttgctgaatatcTGTCTTACGTTATATCGGTATCTTTGTGAGGATGGGGATCGAAGTGAACTAATATTCTGCAGTATTTAAACTATTCCTATAGTACATATAATTTTCAAATCATATTTTCAAGTTTGCAGAAAAATATGGAGACATCTTAAGCATTCGATTTCTCGGACCAAGAATTGTTATGTTGAATGGGTACAAAAGAGTGAAGGAGGTCTATCTACAACAAGGTGACAACCTCGCTGATCGACCCATGTTGCCCATGATTTATGACATAGCCGAAGACAAAGGTCAGTcttgtaaaaataattaaaaatagtgAACGGTGGTTTCAATATAAACTGACAGTAGTGAGTTCAaacttacaggtgcatctcaataaattagaatgtcatggaaaagttcatttatttcagtaattcaactcaaattgtgaaacttgtgtattaaataaattcagtgcacacagaatgaagtagattaaatctttggttcttttaattgtgatgattttggctcacatttaacaaaaacccaccatctcaacaaattagaatatggtgacatgccaatcagctaatcaactcagaACACCTTCACAAGTTTCCTGAGTGTCACGGAGCAACCCCTTGGTCATAAATGGACTGTATGTATGTACACCATAtctagcacacacacatacactgcatGCATCATTTAACATGGTCTGTTAGACAGCGCTGACTTCATGTATACACAGACCTGTATACAGCCTGtgattgtttaaatgtattatgtgtTTTATACATGTAAGGGTACGATGTGTATTTTGCTCATTATGTATAGTTGCAAAAAAGTGTTGGGTTAACATTAGCCGCAACATTGTTCTTTCATTTCCATTATAAATAACCACAATACACATATGTTTGATTTAAAGTCTTTATTTAAGATTAGGTCACacagtataataaatataacttaCCTCATTGTAATATACCAGTAGCCAAACctgaattgttttaaacctaAACTATTTAAGCATGGTGTCTGAGTAAGAGAAACCATGTTGGGTATGACGtcacttggggggggggggtcaatggaCCTGTAAAACAAGGGTTATATTTGTTCATGCACATGTTGTATTTCTGTATTGTAATTTGTGTAGTTTATATTTGAAAACCGTATTttcgcactataaggcgcaccggattataaggcgcaccttcaatgaatggcctattttagaactgttttcatatatagggtgcACCGGATTATAaagcgcatagaatagaagatactggaGTCAAatgtttgactgggtttgcgctatgcatccactagatggagctgtgctaaagggaatatCAACATTATGACAGAGCGCCTTGATCCATTTATAAGGCGCTCCAGATTATAAGgcgcaaataaatataaaatcaccTCCACTGGAATTTCCTGTTGCCGTGGTCTTATTATGCCTCTGATCACCAGTGCCATCCCTTCAAAATAGtctttcagtttggttcactaggctacacaagactgctgatctgacagttgtccagaggACAAGGAGAGtaaccacaaacattcattgccaaagaagtaggctgttcacagagtgctgtatccaaccatgcccagtggtccaaagtcctcttctCAGATgagagttttgtattttatttggaaaccaatgTCATAGAGTCAGGAGGAAGGGGTGGAGAAGTGCATAgcacaagttgcttgaagtccagttttAAGTTTCaatagtctgtgatgatttgaggtgcaatgtcatctgccgttgttggtccattgtgtttttgaaagtcactgcacccatttaacaagcaattttggagcacttcatgcttccttctgcttcAGCTTTTTTAATGCttcatgctgatttcattttccagcagaatttggcacctgcccacactgccaaaagcaccaaaagttggttaaattaccatggtgttggtgtgcttgactggtcagcaaactcgccagacctgaaccccatagagaatctatggagtattgtcaaTAGGAAAAGGAGAAACAAGAggccaaaaaatgcagatgagctgaaggccactgtcaaataaACCTGGACTTTCattccacctcagcagtgccacaaactgatcaccttcatgcaatgctaaattgaggcagtaattaaagcaaaaggagcccctaccaagtattgagtacatgtacagtaattgaacatactttccagaaggccaaaagttcactaaaaatgttttttattggtcttatgaaggattcttatttgttgagatggtggtgaattggtggggtttttgtcaaatgtgagccaaaatcatcacaattaaaagaaccaaagacttaaaatgtttaagtctgtgtgcactgaatttatttaattcacaagtttcacaatttgatttgaattaactTTTTCTTATGAAACATTCTAACttattgagatacacctgtaCATTGAGGCATATGCTGCTAGAGAAAAATAACCATTTAAGTGTTTTCTCCGAATAGGTTTTTCATAAAATTGCTCTGAGATCAGTACTTGtggcagtgagtgagtgagtatggaaaagtaatatttaaatgtctttgtgATCAGGTTTAGTTGGTGCCAGTGGATATAAATGGAAACATCAGAGGAGATTTGCACTCTCAACTCTTAGAAACTTTGGATTGGGAAAGAAAAGCCTGGAGCCGTCTATTCATCTTGAATGTCGCTTTCTGAATGAGGCCATTTCAAGTGAGAATGGTATGTACAGAAGTATGTGGAATTTAAAGAACTGAAACTCACCTTGTTCTACTAACATTTTGGAGTGGAAGCACAATGTGATTAACTTTACAGTTATCATGGTAACATTTCCAGGTCGACCCTTTAACCCTCAAATCCTGCTGAACAACGCTGTCTCAAATGTGatctgtgtgcttgtgtttggTAATCGATTTGAGTACAGTGACAATGACTTCCAGAATCTGCTCAAGAACATCAATGAGGCTATGTTTCTGGATGGAAGCATCTGGGCTCAAgtaaacattttcatattttaatatgttgattttgCTCTCTTTAGCATCTTTGTTGCTCagctaatgcattttgttcttcTTTCTTTAGATGTATAACATGTTTCCATGGCTCATGCGGCTACTCCCTGGACCACACAAGAAATCGTTTGCTCTGTGGCATAAGGTGATAGACTTTGTTCGAGAGAAGGTGAATGCTCACAGAGTGGATTATGATCCATCAAATCCTCGAGACTACATTGACTGTTTCCTTGCTGAGATGGAAAAAGTAAAACCCTTTCTTAGGCAGGTGTCAGTAAATGGAATGCTCTGGTTATAATATTACTGAATTGAAATAACCTCTCTATCATGTTGTTTAGCTTCAAGACAACACAGCTGCTGGGTTTGATGTGGAGAACTTGTGCATCTGTGCTCTGGATCTGTTTGTAGCAGGAACTGAGACCACCTCCACTACTCTGTACTGGGGTCTTCTCTACATGATAAAATATCCTGAGATTCAGGGTGAGAGTTTTTTATGAGAAATCGCATTTATatgcacagaaaacaaaatatataatctcTTTACTTTGTGTCTTCAGCCAAAGTTCAAGAGGAGATTGATCATGTTGTGGGAGGGTCACGACAGCCATCTTTATCAGACAAAGACAACATGCCCTACACCAATGCAGTCATTCATGAGATACAGAGGATTGGAAATATTGCCCCATTGAATTTGCCTCGAGCTACTGTGGAAGACACTCAGATAGGACAATACTCTATTCCAAAGGTATAGTAGCTGTACAGAACTGTATATTTATGGACACTGGGACAGTTAAGGCTGTCTGTGATTGACTAATAGATTAAAACAGTTGCCATTGGTCCTCCATAAACATTTTGATTCGTTTTGATTTAGGGCACGGCTGTGATTGGCAGTTTGACATCAGTGTTGTTTGATGAGACTGAGTGGGAGACGCCACATTCTTTTAACCCGGGTCACTTCCTGGATGCTGAGGGGAAATTAAGAAAGAGAGATGCCTTTTTACCTTTTTCTCTAGGTATAGAATTCTGCTTTCTAGTAATCAGTtgatatattttgacattttccaGTTGTGCTGTAAATAGCTGAATTTGCAATAGCCCTACAAAAAGTTACTCTTTTTGAGTGAAATTAATGATATGTCCttgttttattacagttgtgaTTATTTTTTGCAGTGTTATTTTCCATAACCATGGCACTTTTAAGGGCTCAGTAGAAGCATGCTTTCTTGGGAGAtttgcatattaatatttaactttttttcttccatactggaatatttaatattgtaatacatttaGTTCCATaattaatctatttttatttttattttttttctaatttcaggGAAGAGAGTGTGTCCTGGGGAGCAACTGGCAAGAATGGAGTTGTTCCTCTTTTTCTCCTCTCTGCTGCAGCGCTTCACTTTCTCTTCACCAGGAGGTGTAGAGCCCAGCATGGATTACAGGCTGGGCACCACTCGATGTCCCCTACCATATAAGTTGTGTGCAGTGCTACGTTAAGACAATCACAAATATGTGACCATTGATTGTTTGTGTTTGAGACATTTACAGAGAAAACATGTATCCATTAATTTTTTGAAAGTTGTGGAAATGGGTGAATTGGCTCAAGTCCATCCTTCTGACAAGTACAGTTTGCTCTGATTGTCCAACTGACCCACTGCATTGTGGTCGACCAAACACTACAAGTACTCATCGGAAAAGTAAcccccctttccataatcgcgagcttcatcttttaaaataaatgtaaagacagttaataatgtccttagttttaccatcagttcaagcctgaaaggggaacagagtggtgtgacagacacagtgatgaagctcatatgtgtttgcagtacacaagccaggATGGTTAagactctctgtctctctctctctctctctctctgtgtctttctctctctctcacacacacacacacacacacacacgtgtgatgTGTAAAACTCTggatttgaacagtcaatagcaaatatttaattaaactaataacaaaacatacttgcagtagctgattcagaagtgccagattgtcatagtatagtcagaattacctcttctcctaggttcacaaaacagttatccataaaatgtgttgctgttcttttgtaattaatattaaagattcctaaatgcatctactttcagaaggctaAATAAAGTGCTATTGCTTTCGCCTAGATcgcacagcatctccctgacatggctgcttcaataTTAACTGCGGTTATGGAAACGACGCCTTCTTTCTTTACGttaacatttgggcggcattatgcaaatatttccacatatatGACGTAGACATGCTAGTGGGGGCATggcagtcttaactttgataaagaatatctctttgggtttgagactttagtctttgcaactttacagatataCTTTATGCGCCAAGAGCTTGTACCACTCCAAAGAGGAAGGAAAAAATGAAATCGCATTTTACTGTTTGttcagtaaaatgtaaattagatCAATTATTTGATACATTTGTGATGCACTGTATAATATTTTATGCTTTACAATGGACCTTAGTCAGGCTAGCCCTATATTTAATTATTGGAATGAAACTGTAAAACTGTtgacaaaaacaccataaaactTTTATGGTTTATGGTTTTAATTGTGAAAATTACAACATCTACAGCCTTTGTACAGTGTGTAGCAATGTAAAGACTGGCAGTCTATTACTCACAGCCAAGTTGTTATCCATGTTAAATTCAATAAGGCATCTAACCTGATTAACGTCTGTGTATAATTGGATATGATACCTGATCTGATCTCAGTATGGTATTCCAATACGTATTTGACAGATATGTCAACAGAACTCCTTTTGAATTACGATCATTTGTCTAAGCCCATGGGCAAATATCTGTTCTTGTTTCAATCATAAACTCacatcattttaattaatcaactaaaaacaagacttcttattttatgtcatttttcttttcaagttAATATGTCTTGATTTAAGGATCTTAAGACATTTGCACCGAAAAACAAGGAAAACTGAGGACGAACATCACTGATCAGaagtataatattttaaagtacttGTACTTTATACattatttccttttgtttttgtCAAATGAATTATAACATAATGGAGATATGTTGGACATTGTACTTTCAGACTTTAAAGTTTtgctaaaaaacactttttatatatGATACAATTGATACAATTTATATATGAAACTATGTGAATGATTTATTCCTCAACAAAACACTATGTAATTGTCTATTAGccgaaataaaattaaatatgttacatttaaaatgcattccagctaaaattccagtcagcataatcaaagctttattGGACTAGCCTAAGCTATTATTTgcaaaagtattcagaatgttaagtaaagagattgcattgaatggattttttttaaataaacgaatataaaaaccataaactgtataaaaacatggacgaaGTGTCCATGACGTcgctgaagtgtgtttttgacaggggggcagggtttcattttttttttttttttttttgaagcactggacaccgccattggctagcggacccccacctgctgttagcattccattgactcccattattttggcgtcactttgacagcgaataactttacatctgaggcgttaaaagactccatttgtccttTAATTAtgtctaaagaaacacgaaaatgtttaaatgagttataaaaaattcacagttgtcatgaagggcaaaattagctatttagaccaaaatcattttttgcaccaggctgtagcctaaacatgttttttttctgctgtaaagttgggcattttaacatggggagtctattggactgactcccttttggagccagcctcaagcagccagtcgatgaattacagttttagtccttattggcttcacgagagagagcgggacgTTGGCGCTCCATAAAAACCCATAATAAATAACCAATAAAGCatgataaaacataataataatatacaaatattaagggGAAAAGAcgatcagttaatggacttacaagactgtaggatggaCAAAAAAGGTCTTGTAggcatattttatattatgtatattatgtaacatttatttcgCATGTAATACAGCCTGGCAGCCAGTGCCTATGGTTACTATgataaatttaataattaaatattttatatcataaataataataatttctttattcaaaataaaattttaatgaagAAATCTCtgattaaactcgtggccacgagaaatggatgtcgTTACCTCAACAAAAACTGAACAGATGTCTCCTTATGGGCACCATAATTGCGTAGTTCGTGAAATTGTGCCAAGTCCAAGGACACCAAAATCAGACAACGCAACGAGTGGACCATGTTAACTGTGAAAAATAATTCTCGATTATAAATTAGTACTTAAGTTAATTAATTCACATACGGAGCCTTAACAATCCAAAACATTTCCACCATGGACCTGCTTCATCTTTACGAATGGATcgatttaaagattatttttatattttcgtgTATGTT
The sequence above is a segment of the Carassius gibelio isolate Cgi1373 ecotype wild population from Czech Republic chromosome A20, carGib1.2-hapl.c, whole genome shotgun sequence genome. Coding sequences within it:
- the LOC127939011 gene encoding cytochrome P450 2J2-like codes for the protein MDLLRLYEWLDVKTILIFSCVFLLLADYIKNKAPKNFPPGPWSLPIIGDLHHIDQKNIHLQVAKFAEKYGDILSIRFLGPRIVMLNGYKRVKEVYLQQGDNLADRPMLPMIYDIAEDKGLVGASGYKWKHQRRFALSTLRNFGLGKKSLEPSIHLECRFLNEAISSENGRPFNPQILLNNAVSNVICVLVFGNRFEYSDNDFQNLLKNINEAMFLDGSIWAQMYNMFPWLMRLLPGPHKKSFALWHKVIDFVREKVNAHRVDYDPSNPRDYIDCFLAEMEKLQDNTAAGFDVENLCICALDLFVAGTETTSTTLYWGLLYMIKYPEIQAKVQEEIDHVVGGSRQPSLSDKDNMPYTNAVIHEIQRIGNIAPLNLPRATVEDTQIGQYSIPKGTAVIGSLTSVLFDETEWETPHSFNPGHFLDAEGKLRKRDAFLPFSLGKRVCPGEQLARMELFLFFSSLLQRFTFSSPGGVEPSMDYRLGTTRCPLPYKLCAVLR